One segment of Funiculus sociatus GB2-C1 DNA contains the following:
- a CDS encoding pentapeptide repeat-containing protein: protein MSPVFSINPSPQNENAPVGVRYLASQEHLTLLRQGVSIWNELRKHSPDKLSDLSKVDLRGVDLNRADLSSADLSRADSAEPTSAE, encoded by the coding sequence ATGTCACCCGTATTTTCCATAAACCCATCGCCACAGAATGAGAACGCTCCGGTAGGTGTAAGGTATTTAGCCAGCCAAGAACATCTAACACTACTCAGACAAGGAGTATCAATTTGGAATGAGCTAAGGAAACATAGCCCGGATAAACTCTCAGACCTCAGCAAAGTAGACTTGCGGGGGGTAGACTTAAACCGAGCTGATCTCAGTAGTGCTGACCTCAGCCGAGCCGACTCAGCCGAGCCGACCTCAGCCGAGTAG
- a CDS encoding restriction endonuclease, translated as MPNNNSQEYENSTRKILNDDRIRPYLDLNRIEAEKCLFPGKKTGTGWEADAFGYDLDGGLVLIECKHYKKDRLNQNQVGGFAYTIQDVGAKRGIIVTTFGLQSGAIKVAKAENITLIRLDYNSTDKNFTVHLVNRAVIQITDQFNSISFSPGIARIKKYSQEELLKRIHEDSTRENPEIK; from the coding sequence ATGCCAAACAATAACTCGCAAGAGTACGAAAATTCGACCAGAAAAATTCTTAATGATGATCGTATTCGCCCTTATCTTGATCTAAATAGAATAGAAGCTGAAAAATGTTTGTTTCCTGGCAAGAAAACGGGAACAGGTTGGGAAGCTGATGCTTTTGGTTATGACCTAGATGGAGGGCTGGTTTTAATTGAGTGCAAACATTATAAAAAAGATAGACTTAACCAAAATCAAGTAGGTGGGTTTGCTTATACAATTCAGGACGTAGGCGCAAAGCGTGGCATCATTGTAACAACCTTTGGGCTTCAATCTGGTGCAATAAAAGTAGCAAAGGCTGAAAATATAACTTTAATCAGGTTAGATTACAATTCAACTGATAAAAATTTTACTGTTCATCTAGTCAATAGAGCAGTTATTCAAATAACAGATCAATTTAATAGCATTAGTTTTAGTCCTGGTATTGCGAGAATCAAAAAGTATTCCCAAGAAGAACTTCTTAAACGGATACATGAAGATTCTACTAGAGAAAACCCTGAGATAAAGTGA
- the lipA gene encoding lipoyl synthase has translation MAVKPEWLRVKAPQWERVGNVKEILRDLGLNTVCEEASCPNIGECFNAGTATFLIMGPACTRACPYCDIDFEKKPQPLDASEPERLAEAVRRLRLNHVVITSVNRDDLPDGGASQFVRCIEAVRATSPKTTIEVLIPDLCSNWEALEKILQAAPEVLNHNTETVPSLYRRVRPQGNYVRSLELLRLTRQIAPWVYTKSGLMVGLGETDAEIRQVMQDLRDVDCDILTIGQYLQPTQKHLKVDSFVTPAQFDAWRQFGESVGFLQVVASPLTRSSYHAEQVRELMQRYPRSKF, from the coding sequence GTGGCAGTTAAACCAGAATGGTTGCGGGTGAAAGCGCCTCAGTGGGAGCGCGTCGGCAATGTTAAAGAAATATTGCGGGATTTGGGGCTAAATACGGTTTGCGAGGAAGCATCTTGTCCCAATATTGGCGAGTGTTTTAACGCTGGGACAGCAACTTTCTTAATTATGGGGCCAGCCTGTACGCGAGCTTGTCCCTACTGCGATATAGATTTTGAGAAGAAGCCGCAACCGCTAGACGCATCCGAACCCGAAAGATTAGCGGAAGCTGTGCGACGGCTACGACTGAATCATGTGGTGATTACTTCTGTGAACCGGGACGATTTGCCAGATGGTGGTGCGTCTCAGTTTGTTCGCTGCATTGAAGCGGTTCGCGCCACCTCGCCAAAAACGACAATTGAGGTGCTGATTCCTGACTTGTGTAGTAACTGGGAAGCGCTGGAGAAAATTCTGCAAGCTGCGCCAGAGGTGCTGAATCACAATACAGAAACAGTTCCGAGTCTTTATCGGCGGGTGCGTCCTCAAGGAAATTATGTGCGATCGCTCGAATTGTTGCGTCTCACTCGTCAGATTGCACCTTGGGTTTATACTAAATCTGGCTTAATGGTGGGACTGGGAGAAACTGATGCCGAAATTCGGCAAGTTATGCAGGATTTGCGCGATGTAGACTGCGATATCTTGACTATCGGGCAATATCTGCAACCCACTCAGAAGCATTTGAAAGTTGATAGCTTCGTGACACCAGCCCAGTTTGACGCTTGGAGACAGTTTGGAGAATCGGTGGGATTTTTGCAGGTCGTCGCCTCTCCCCTCACCCGTAGCTCTTATCATGCTGAACAGGTACGCGAATTGATGCAACGCTATCCCCGAAGCAAATTTTAA
- the nirD gene encoding nitrite reductase small subunit NirD: MVQALPIRETITQWVDICPLTAIAPNTGVCALVEGKQVAIFRVGSEADVFALGNYDPFSKTFVLSRGIVGDRNGIPKVASPIYKQNFNLLTGQCFDDETVSIPTFPVRVVEDKVQVAVSE; the protein is encoded by the coding sequence ATGGTTCAAGCATTACCGATTCGTGAGACTATTACGCAGTGGGTTGATATTTGTCCCCTGACAGCGATCGCGCCTAATACTGGAGTGTGTGCTTTAGTTGAAGGTAAACAGGTGGCGATTTTTCGGGTAGGATCTGAGGCTGATGTGTTTGCGCTGGGTAATTACGATCCCTTTAGCAAAACCTTTGTTTTATCGCGGGGAATTGTAGGCGATCGCAATGGTATTCCCAAAGTTGCATCCCCCATCTACAAGCAGAACTTCAACTTGCTCACCGGACAATGCTTCGATGACGAAACCGTAAGCATTCCTACTTTTCCAGTTAGAGTAGTTGAAGATAAAGTGCAGGTAGCCGTTAGCGAATAA
- a CDS encoding peptidoglycan-binding domain-containing protein, with the protein METLAYIHLALAYEEPVNIEQVSALNSQKFFQGMECKKLSSTASMYMLSLAVSLSYLGMASVALATLQPGDSGSEVVTLQQRLQQLGYFRANATGNFGPLTTEAVIQFQKAKGLAPDGIVGPQTEAALSIQRRNNQTQASNRQQVSNRLLVNRPQVNRQRASTRLQVSNPPQVSNRRRGALQEGDKGAEVAALQQQLQKRGYLKANATGYYGPLTKAAVTQFQKVAGMPVDGVAGTDTQAALLGVGNGEFRTAAKPAVVSTGPFVQFGQTSQQVAAVQRQLRQMEYYQGRLTGYFDQETKDAVTKFQQEQRLPADGVVGPNTLAALQKASAKASDRSSMLSLQKRLKENGFYNGPLNGVFDKQTKAAVEAAQRDYGLSADDIVKGRF; encoded by the coding sequence ATGGAAACTCTTGCCTATATCCATCTTGCTCTTGCCTACGAGGAACCCGTCAACATCGAGCAAGTTTCTGCCCTCAATAGCCAGAAGTTTTTTCAGGGAATGGAATGCAAAAAGCTTTCCAGCACGGCGAGTATGTATATGCTATCGCTGGCAGTTAGCTTAAGCTATTTGGGAATGGCATCGGTCGCGTTGGCAACGCTTCAGCCTGGGGACAGTGGTTCAGAGGTAGTTACCCTCCAGCAACGTTTGCAACAGCTAGGCTACTTCAGGGCAAATGCCACTGGCAATTTTGGTCCCTTGACCACAGAGGCGGTGATCCAATTCCAAAAAGCTAAAGGACTAGCACCAGATGGCATTGTAGGGCCGCAAACTGAGGCAGCTTTAAGCATTCAAAGGAGGAACAACCAAACACAGGCAAGTAACCGTCAGCAGGTGAGCAACCGTCTGCTAGTTAACCGTCCGCAGGTGAACCGTCAACGGGCCAGCACTCGTCTGCAGGTGAGCAACCCTCCACAGGTGAGCAATCGTCGCCGTGGCGCTTTGCAGGAAGGGGACAAGGGTGCAGAGGTAGCCGCCCTCCAGCAGCAGTTGCAAAAACGGGGTTACTTGAAGGCAAATGCCACTGGCTATTATGGTCCGTTAACTAAAGCCGCCGTTACCCAATTTCAGAAAGTGGCGGGAATGCCTGTTGATGGCGTTGCAGGTACAGACACTCAGGCGGCTCTACTGGGTGTGGGAAATGGAGAGTTTCGGACTGCGGCAAAACCAGCCGTTGTTTCTACTGGCCCATTCGTGCAATTCGGTCAAACCAGCCAACAGGTAGCAGCCGTCCAGCGACAGCTGCGGCAAATGGAATACTATCAAGGTCGGTTAACTGGTTACTTCGACCAAGAAACTAAAGATGCTGTCACCAAGTTTCAGCAAGAACAACGCTTACCTGCTGATGGGGTTGTGGGGCCAAATACTTTAGCAGCATTACAGAAGGCAAGCGCAAAAGCAAGCGATCGCTCTAGTATGCTGTCCTTGCAAAAGCGTTTGAAAGAGAATGGCTTTTATAACGGCCCGTTAAATGGTGTTTTCGATAAGCAAACCAAAGCAGCTGTCGAAGCTGCACAGCGTGACTATGGACTCAGTGCTGATGACATTGTGAAGGGACGCTTCTAA
- a CDS encoding peptidoglycan-binding domain-containing protein: protein METLAYLHISLAYETPKELSFSPIWNNQKLFAGLNWKKLSSRASIHFLSLAVSLVVLGMASDALAQRVLQQGSRDPEVAEVQRRLQDLNYFRGSITGFFGSQTRAAVIEFQRNNGLAPDGEVGSATRAALFNVMRPQSQQYNFEFGNDALPRLTDDSSNFDRQLDTNNLGERDVFREGDRAFNRRVQLRLRQLRYNPGPIDGIIGPQTRQAIRDFQRDRDIFADGRLDRETLEELGVRRAVARNRPLSYVVIVPGSENELDNVRQCLRLRVGSVNFRTDSRLGNYVQTGAFPDYNRAESQSEFLRSCGLDARVVYRQ from the coding sequence GTGGAAACCCTAGCATATCTTCATATTTCCTTAGCCTACGAGACACCCAAGGAACTGAGTTTTTCTCCTATCTGGAACAACCAGAAACTTTTTGCCGGACTGAATTGGAAAAAACTTTCTAGCAGAGCGAGTATTCATTTTCTATCGCTGGCCGTTTCCTTGGTGGTGTTGGGGATGGCTTCGGATGCGTTGGCACAGAGGGTGCTTCAGCAAGGAAGTAGAGATCCGGAGGTGGCAGAAGTCCAACGACGTTTGCAAGATTTGAACTACTTCAGGGGATCTATCACTGGCTTTTTTGGTTCGCAGACCAGAGCAGCTGTAATCGAATTCCAGAGAAATAATGGACTGGCACCGGATGGCGAGGTTGGTTCGGCAACCAGAGCAGCATTATTTAACGTTATGCGGCCCCAGAGCCAACAATACAATTTTGAGTTTGGAAATGACGCATTGCCGCGTCTCACAGACGATTCTTCTAATTTTGACAGACAATTAGATACAAACAACCTTGGTGAAAGAGACGTATTTCGAGAAGGCGATCGCGCTTTTAATCGGCGGGTTCAGCTACGGTTGAGACAGTTGCGTTACAACCCTGGCCCCATCGATGGAATTATTGGTCCACAAACCAGGCAGGCGATCAGGGACTTTCAAAGAGATAGGGATATATTCGCTGACGGTCGTCTCGATCGGGAAACTCTGGAGGAATTGGGAGTCCGTCGTGCTGTTGCTAGAAATCGTCCCCTTTCCTATGTAGTAATCGTACCAGGGAGCGAAAACGAACTGGATAATGTGCGCCAGTGTTTGCGTTTGCGTGTTGGTTCTGTGAATTTTAGGACAGATTCGAGATTAGGGAATTACGTTCAAACAGGCGCATTTCCTGACTACAACAGGGCTGAAAGTCAGTCCGAGTTTTTGCGCTCGTGTGGACTTGATGCACGGGTAGTCTACCGCCAATAG
- a CDS encoding Uma2 family endonuclease has protein sequence MQSTVTDGVRWTTTDINLLPENEGTRYEIIDGELFMTRAPHWKHQRACGRIFGELDNWSVSSGLGQASITPGVLFSESDNVIPDVVWASNERLAVLLDEAGHLTGAPELVVEVLSPGVENERRDREAKLKLYASRGVQEYWIADWRLQQVEVYRRENATLKLVATLLTNDEINSPLLPDFTCVVSQFFV, from the coding sequence ATGCAGTCTACGGTAACTGATGGAGTGCGTTGGACTACTACAGATATAAACCTCTTACCTGAAAACGAAGGCACGCGCTATGAGATTATTGATGGAGAGCTATTCATGACCAGAGCGCCCCACTGGAAGCATCAACGTGCTTGTGGCAGAATTTTTGGAGAACTTGATAATTGGTCTGTGTCTAGTGGTTTAGGGCAAGCCAGCATCACTCCGGGTGTGCTATTCAGTGAGTCAGACAACGTAATACCAGACGTAGTTTGGGCTAGCAATGAACGATTAGCCGTTTTGCTAGACGAGGCGGGACATCTGACAGGCGCACCAGAATTAGTGGTGGAGGTGTTATCGCCTGGTGTAGAGAATGAACGCCGAGATAGAGAAGCTAAACTCAAACTCTACGCCTCGCGGGGAGTACAAGAGTATTGGATTGCCGATTGGCGTTTGCAACAAGTTGAAGTCTACCGCCGCGAAAATGCCACGCTGAAATTGGTTGCAACGCTGTTAACTAATGATGAAATTAATTCTCCTCTTTTGCCAGATTTTACCTGTGTTGTGTCTCAGTTTTTTGTATAG
- the sigC gene encoding RNA polymerase sigma factor SigC has protein sequence MPATPFYAETEFEAIAPDFSFGLSSHGDDDRPPVDDLSEPEIEMIDALDEPLDESRPPTSASRRTTDLVRLYLQEIGRVRLLGRDEEVSEAQKVQRHMRLLELRNEAATKGDEVIKPYVHLIDVHDRLASQLGHRPSLERWATEAGIEVSNLKPSLAAGKRRWAEIAILNVEELEAIQNTGIRAKEHMIKANLRLVVSVAKKYQNRGLELLDLVQEGTLGLERAVEKFDPTKGYRFSTYAYWWIRQGITRAIATQSRTIRLPVHITEKLNKIKKAQRKISQEKGRTATIEDIGHELDMTAEQVREVLLRVPRSVSLEIKVGKEKDTELGDLLETDSISPEEVLMREALHRDLQNLLDDLTSRERDVIQMRFGLGDGHPYSLAEIGRALDLSRERVRQIEAKALQKLRQPKRRNRVRDYLESLG, from the coding sequence ATGCCAGCCACCCCTTTCTATGCAGAGACAGAATTTGAAGCGATCGCTCCTGACTTCAGCTTTGGGCTGTCAAGTCACGGCGACGACGATCGACCACCAGTAGACGATCTCAGTGAGCCTGAGATCGAAATGATAGACGCTCTTGATGAGCCACTCGACGAGTCCCGCCCCCCAACAAGTGCCAGTCGTCGTACAACCGATCTGGTGCGCTTATACCTTCAGGAAATTGGTCGGGTTCGTTTACTAGGGCGAGATGAAGAAGTCTCGGAAGCTCAAAAAGTCCAGCGTCATATGCGTTTGCTGGAGTTGAGAAATGAGGCTGCGACTAAGGGTGATGAAGTCATTAAACCCTATGTCCATCTGATTGATGTTCACGATCGTCTGGCTTCTCAACTAGGGCATCGTCCTTCTTTGGAACGCTGGGCGACAGAAGCTGGTATTGAAGTAAGCAACCTGAAGCCCAGTTTGGCAGCAGGAAAGCGACGCTGGGCAGAGATAGCTATTCTGAATGTCGAGGAACTAGAGGCGATTCAGAATACTGGCATCCGCGCCAAAGAACACATGATCAAGGCTAACTTGCGCTTGGTCGTGTCGGTGGCGAAAAAATATCAAAATCGCGGCTTGGAATTGTTGGATTTAGTTCAGGAAGGAACTCTCGGACTAGAACGGGCGGTAGAGAAGTTCGATCCGACAAAGGGTTATCGGTTTAGCACCTATGCTTATTGGTGGATTCGTCAGGGGATTACGCGCGCGATCGCTACTCAAAGCCGCACCATCCGCCTTCCAGTTCACATCACCGAAAAGCTCAACAAAATCAAGAAAGCTCAGCGAAAAATTTCTCAAGAAAAAGGTCGCACCGCCACCATTGAAGATATCGGTCACGAGTTAGACATGACAGCCGAACAGGTGCGGGAAGTTTTGCTGCGCGTCCCCCGCTCTGTCTCTTTAGAAATTAAAGTTGGTAAGGAGAAAGACACTGAACTAGGCGACTTGCTAGAAACAGATAGCATCTCTCCCGAAGAAGTGTTAATGCGAGAAGCTTTACACCGCGATTTGCAGAATTTGCTTGACGATCTCACCAGCAGAGAGAGAGATGTGATTCAGATGCGGTTTGGCTTGGGAGATGGTCATCCTTATTCCTTGGCAGAAATTGGTCGCGCTTTGGATTTATCTAGAGAACGAGTCCGGCAAATTGAAGCCAAAGCCTTACAGAAGTTGCGCCAACCCAAGCGCCGCAACCGCGTGCGAGATTATCTCGAATCTTTAGGATAA
- a CDS encoding NAD(P)H-dependent glycerol-3-phosphate dehydrogenase produces MINPKSKIQNPKSIVILGSGAWGTTLASLASKNGYDVRLWSRQGSVLLEDILEGAHIVLSAISMKGVASVVAQVKSLLVSPDTIFVTVTKGLDPATTSTPSQIWQGAFPTNPVVVLSGPNLSKEIQQGLPAATVVASTDAIAASSVQAVFSSPSFRVYTNADPLGVELGGTLKNVMAIAAGTCDGLQLGTNAKAALLTRGLTEIIRIGNHWGAQTETFYGLSGLGDLLATCNSSLSRNYHVGYSLAQGKTLSEVLTDLEGTAEGVNTTSVLIQRANAEGISVPISYQVYRLLQGEITPLSAVEALMLRDSKPE; encoded by the coding sequence GTGATTAATCCAAAATCCAAAATCCAAAATCCAAAATCGATAGTCATTCTGGGATCTGGTGCCTGGGGTACAACATTGGCATCTCTAGCGTCTAAGAATGGCTATGACGTGCGTTTGTGGTCGCGTCAGGGTTCTGTGCTACTAGAGGACATTCTAGAGGGCGCACATATTGTTTTATCAGCCATCTCGATGAAAGGTGTCGCCTCGGTGGTGGCACAAGTAAAATCTTTGCTTGTCTCCCCAGATACCATCTTCGTAACAGTGACCAAAGGGTTAGATCCAGCTACCACAAGTACACCTTCGCAAATTTGGCAAGGGGCGTTCCCTACAAATCCGGTTGTTGTTCTGTCTGGCCCTAATCTTTCTAAAGAAATTCAACAGGGGTTGCCAGCAGCTACCGTGGTAGCCAGCACCGATGCGATCGCTGCCTCGTCGGTGCAAGCGGTATTCTCTTCCCCAAGTTTTCGGGTTTATACCAATGCTGACCCTTTGGGAGTCGAACTGGGTGGTACGCTGAAAAACGTCATGGCGATCGCTGCTGGCACCTGTGACGGTTTACAACTAGGAACCAATGCCAAAGCCGCTTTATTAACCCGTGGCTTGACCGAAATCATCCGCATCGGCAACCACTGGGGCGCACAAACTGAAACGTTTTATGGTTTATCAGGACTTGGGGACTTACTCGCCACCTGCAACAGCAGCCTCAGCCGCAATTACCATGTTGGTTATTCTTTGGCTCAAGGCAAAACGCTTTCAGAGGTTCTAACTGATTTGGAAGGGACAGCTGAAGGTGTCAACACCACCTCAGTTTTGATTCAAAGAGCCAACGCAGAAGGAATTTCTGTTCCCATATCTTACCAGGTTTACCGCCTACTCCAAGGAGAAATTACCCCGCTCTCTGCGGTTGAGGCATTGATGCTTAGAGACAGCAAGCCAGAGTGA
- a CDS encoding Fur family transcriptional regulator, which yields MSFYTATSLKAELNERGWRLTPQRETILNVFQHLPRGQHLSAEDLYELLHSESEDISLSTIYRTLKLMARLGILRELELAEGHKHYELNQPYPHHHHHLICVRCNKTIEFKNDSILKTGTRTAKKEGYHLLDCQLTIHAVCPSCQRALLPI from the coding sequence ATGTCATTTTATACAGCAACCTCCCTCAAGGCTGAACTCAATGAGCGGGGCTGGCGTTTAACTCCCCAGCGGGAAACTATCCTAAATGTTTTTCAACATCTCCCCAGAGGTCAGCATCTCAGTGCGGAAGACCTTTACGAGCTGCTGCACAGCGAAAGTGAGGATATAAGCCTATCCACCATTTACCGAACTCTAAAGTTAATGGCTCGGCTGGGAATCCTACGCGAACTAGAACTGGCGGAAGGACATAAGCATTACGAACTCAATCAACCTTACCCGCATCACCACCATCATTTGATCTGTGTTCGGTGTAACAAGACGATTGAATTCAAGAATGACTCGATATTAAAAACAGGCACCCGAACCGCCAAAAAAGAGGGGTATCATCTGCTTGACTGTCAGTTGACGATTCACGCCGTCTGTCCCTCTTGCCAGCGGGCGTTACTGCCAATTTAA
- the nirB gene encoding nitrite reductase large subunit NirB gives MTAKKNLIVIGNGMVGHKFLELMIAKGATQHWNLITFCEEPRVAYDRVNLSGFFSGKTAADLSLVEPGLYQENGVQIHIGDKVVAINREEKTVTSANGLTVAYDKLVLATGSYPFVPPIKGNDAKGTFVYRTIEDLEAMSYHAKNSKVGVVVGGGLLGLECANALKNMGLRTHVVEFAPRLMPVQVDDAGGNILRNKIEELGVTIHTSKSTTEIVSENGKVAKMTFADGSELETDMIVFSPGIRPRDEIARNCGIEVGDRGGIVINEQCQTSDPNIYAIGECALYQNRIYGLVAPGYTMAGVAADILCNTATSSFAGADMSTKLKLLGVDVASFGDAFAKSPGAKEIAISDTVQGVYKKLVLNQDGSRLLGGILVGDASAYGTLLQFVQNAIALPPHPEDLLMPPREGQSATVGMGVESLPDTAQICSCNNVSKEQICTAIQENNFTDIASIKKCTKAGTGCGGCVPLVTDILKAEMKKAGIEVKNNLCEHFAYSRQEIYHLVRSQKILTFEDLIQKHGQGKGCEICKPAVASILASTWNEYILEMPHVGLQDTNDYYLANIQKDGTYSVIPRVPGGELTPDKLIVLGEVAKDFGLYTKITGGQRIDLLGARVDQLPHIWKRLIDAGFESGHAYGKALRTVKSCVGSTWCRFGVQDSTSLAIEIELRYRGLRSPHKLKSAVSGCTRECAEAQSKDFGIIATENGWNLYVCGNGGMKPQHAVLLASDIDKETLIKYIDRFLMFYIRTANRLERTATWFNKLEGGIEYLKQVVIEDALGICAELEEEMQHLVNTYQCEWKATIEDPEKVQRFRHFINSEEPDPSLVHVEERGQKRPAYEHEKTLVGISE, from the coding sequence ATGACAGCCAAAAAGAATCTAATCGTTATTGGCAATGGCATGGTAGGACACAAGTTCTTAGAGCTGATGATTGCCAAAGGAGCAACGCAGCACTGGAATTTGATTACCTTCTGCGAAGAACCTCGCGTTGCTTACGATCGCGTTAACCTCAGTGGATTCTTCTCAGGAAAAACTGCGGCAGATTTATCTCTGGTTGAACCTGGGCTATATCAAGAAAACGGTGTTCAAATTCATATCGGTGATAAAGTAGTTGCCATCAATCGAGAAGAAAAAACAGTCACGTCTGCCAACGGTTTAACTGTTGCTTACGACAAACTTGTGCTAGCAACAGGTTCCTATCCTTTTGTACCGCCCATTAAAGGGAATGATGCCAAAGGCACTTTTGTTTATCGAACAATTGAAGACCTTGAGGCAATGTCATATCATGCTAAAAATAGTAAAGTAGGGGTTGTTGTTGGCGGCGGTTTATTAGGTTTGGAATGCGCCAACGCTCTGAAAAATATGGGTTTGAGAACCCATGTTGTTGAGTTCGCTCCCCGACTGATGCCAGTGCAAGTGGATGATGCTGGCGGCAATATTCTTCGCAACAAAATAGAAGAACTTGGGGTGACGATTCATACCAGTAAATCAACTACGGAAATTGTTAGTGAAAATGGCAAAGTCGCTAAAATGACTTTTGCTGATGGTTCCGAGTTGGAAACAGACATGATTGTGTTTTCGCCTGGAATTCGCCCCCGCGATGAAATCGCTAGAAATTGTGGAATAGAAGTAGGCGATCGCGGCGGTATTGTTATCAACGAACAATGTCAAACATCTGATCCAAATATTTATGCTATTGGAGAATGCGCCCTCTATCAAAATCGCATCTACGGCTTAGTCGCTCCCGGCTATACAATGGCAGGAGTAGCGGCGGATATCTTGTGCAACACAGCAACGAGCAGCTTTGCTGGCGCGGATATGTCCACCAAACTCAAACTTCTGGGAGTGGATGTTGCCAGTTTCGGGGATGCCTTTGCAAAATCTCCCGGCGCTAAAGAAATTGCCATCAGCGATACAGTTCAAGGGGTCTACAAAAAGCTGGTTTTAAATCAGGATGGTAGCCGTCTTTTAGGCGGAATTCTAGTAGGAGATGCTTCCGCTTACGGTACGCTGTTGCAATTTGTGCAGAATGCGATCGCGCTCCCGCCTCATCCAGAAGATTTACTGATGCCACCCCGCGAAGGTCAGTCTGCTACAGTAGGCATGGGTGTAGAAAGCTTACCAGATACAGCTCAAATTTGCTCCTGTAATAATGTCAGCAAAGAGCAAATTTGTACCGCGATTCAAGAAAACAATTTCACCGATATTGCCAGTATCAAGAAATGCACCAAAGCAGGCACCGGTTGTGGGGGCTGCGTGCCACTGGTGACGGATATCCTCAAAGCTGAAATGAAGAAGGCGGGGATAGAGGTAAAAAATAATCTCTGCGAACACTTTGCCTATTCTCGCCAAGAAATCTATCATTTAGTGCGTTCTCAAAAAATCCTGACTTTTGAAGATTTAATTCAAAAACATGGTCAAGGTAAGGGTTGCGAAATTTGTAAGCCTGCTGTAGCTTCTATTCTTGCTTCCACCTGGAACGAGTATATTTTGGAGATGCCTCACGTTGGTTTACAGGATACCAATGATTATTATCTGGCAAACATTCAGAAGGATGGAACTTATTCGGTAATCCCACGAGTTCCCGGTGGTGAACTAACGCCAGATAAGTTGATTGTATTGGGAGAAGTTGCCAAAGATTTTGGTCTTTACACCAAAATTACTGGCGGACAGCGCATTGATTTATTAGGTGCGCGTGTAGATCAATTGCCCCACATTTGGAAACGATTGATAGATGCCGGATTTGAATCGGGACACGCTTACGGTAAGGCACTCCGCACGGTGAAATCTTGCGTCGGTAGCACCTGGTGCCGCTTTGGTGTGCAGGATTCTACCAGTTTGGCAATTGAGATAGAACTGCGTTATCGAGGCTTGCGATCGCCTCACAAATTAAAATCCGCAGTATCAGGTTGCACCCGCGAATGTGCGGAAGCTCAAAGCAAGGATTTTGGCATCATCGCTACAGAAAATGGCTGGAATTTGTATGTTTGTGGCAATGGTGGAATGAAGCCGCAACACGCGGTACTGTTAGCATCAGACATCGACAAGGAAACGTTGATAAAATATATAGATCGGTTCCTGATGTTCTATATTCGCACTGCAAATCGGCTTGAGCGCACGGCAACTTGGTTTAACAAACTTGAAGGTGGAATCGAATACCTGAAACAGGTAGTTATTGAAGATGCTCTTGGCATTTGTGCTGAGTTGGAAGAGGAAATGCAGCACCTTGTTAATACCTATCAATGTGAGTGGAAAGCCACGATTGAAGATCCGGAAAAGGTACAGCGTTTCCGTCACTTTATAAATTCCGAAGAACCAGATCCGAGTCTCGTTCATGTAGAGGAACGGGGACAAAAACGCCCAGCTTACGAACACGAGAAAACTTTAGTTGGGATTTCAGAGTAA